The DNA sequence TAAGCGTCTGGATGCTTATTCAGTCATTCAAACGGAATAAAGTTAGTCAAATTACTGAAGCTATATGCTGCGGCAGTATATCTGCCGCCGCTCCTGCAACTTAGCCCGACTAGAAATCCATCAGAGCCTTAAACGTTGGCTGAGAGCGTGTTGTTTTTACTCCATGACTGTAGCTGTTCAACTGAAAAGAGGGTCAATGCGATCGTATATGCAAGATAGAACAATACAGGTGAACTGTATCGTTTAAATTTCTGAATACCCTCGTTTTTTATTACCTGTCGCTGAAGAATACCAGCTTCATCAGGATGTTTGATCCACACAAGTGCACTCGATGCATTAGGGTTATCAATGAATTTATCAATATCGATTTGTGCAGGCAAACCCGATGTCCATTGCTTTTCATTAATCGGGGAACAACGAATTTGAATCCTTATTCTTCCTGCGGGTACAAGTTTCAGCGAGGTAGCTATGAATACTTTCAATTGTTCCGGATCACGAAATGGCAGTGAATGGTTTCGAGTATTACTATGCATAAGCTGGTACTGGATCCACCCCACCAGTTCTTTCTGGTTTGTCCTGTATATTTTCCGGGCCTTCTTGACCATATCACTGAATTCTTCTTTTTCTGCATGACTCCGCAACTCCCCCGGCAACAAGTCATTTATACGGCTGGAATGGAATAATCTGTGTTGCGTCCGTTTCGTTTTCAACTGTTTCAATGCATCGATTTTATGCCCCCACGGCTTAATCACATCATCAGTGATCTGGTAATGAGTCTGTAATGGCAAGATGTCATCCTGATTTGCTAAAGCTGTGAGTATTTCCAGCATGGCAAATAAATCGAGCTTGGGACGTTTGGGGACCGCTACAGGGGGTAGTTGTTGTGGCTTACAGTTGATTCTTTTTATGTATCTTTGAAGGCCGGTTCTGATTTCAGTAAAACAACGGGTATAACTCAATGCACCAGCTTCCCAACCCAATGACTGAAGTTGGTTTATCGATACCCCTGAGAAGAAGTGCCGGGTTTTAAAACCCCATTCATATTGAGCTTGTCGAATGCAGGAAGCGCTAACCCAATCAGAAAAATGCAGATAGCTCTTTAGAGTTGTCTCAGGAGAGAGATGTCCGGCAAACTGAGCGAATGCCCAATAATCCCCTCTTGGATGCCCACTCATGATGGCTTTATAAATGAGCTCACAACGGTCAGCATCCCATGGCAATAAATGCTGCCCTAACAACCGATTTCCAGAATGTAACTCTAGCACGTCTCGATGCAGCAGCAACTGCAACCGACTAATTGCGGTATGTCGTAGATGATGAAAGGTCCACTGCTGGTTACTACAAGCATTAAGAGCATCTTGGATAGGTGACCTGACATCACTGTCTGACAGAGGAATTAATTCTCCTGCTTCAGACGGAAACATCAGTGCTGCAGCGGATTGAGTTTGAGAATGAGACCGAAACCTAAAATAGCGCTTCACTATGGCTAACTCTTCTTCTGTTAACAGCACCGCAAGCGGGATCTTCCGGTGAGCACTATCTGTTTTAGTATCATCCAATTGTGTGGTCCGAACATACAGCCACATTTCATCACTTTGCTCAACATCTGCGACCCGGAGTTTAATCAACTCGCCCAGCCTTAGCCCAGTCCGGAATGCAATAATAGCAATACACTCTAGCTTTCGTTTTTCCCTCGTGGTGAATGTTGCACAACATGCAACTACATTCAGCATATACCGGAATAACGGTTCACTGATGTACCCAGCCCGAATATGCGGCTTTTCCCGAATACCGTCGATCAGACCTTCAGATAACGGTTCGAGACCATGATGTCTGACACCGTACTTGTGCAACGTCACTATCCGTTTCGCCAGATAATCCGCTCGGCTGGAATATTTCGGCTCAGACTCAGGATCTTCATCTTCATTCTCATGAGTAATAAGACATAATGATGATTGGTCCTCATGAAGCAAAGCTCGATATTTCGTGACGAAGTCCTCACTACTCCAACTGTGTATATTTTCGCCGTAACAAAGATTAAGCCACTGCATCCCACCTCGACTCAGATAAGTACGCAAGCTTGACGGCTGATTTTTGTTCACTGCGATACAATGATATAACCAGCCTAAGAGGATCTGTTCTACCTCGGTCAGTGACAATTCCGCCTGCAATGCGGTCAATGCTTTCAGTGTGTTCTGACGGGTATTTTTTTGAGTTGCACTGCTTTTTTCCTGAATCGCATTGCGCAATTTACTCAGAAATAAAGAGTGTCGATCAATACGGGCGTTTCCCTTATGCCTGGTTCGTGTTGCCGCCGGTTTAGTTATTGAATTTATCTGAGCACCCTGCGGGACGCATGGCTGATGTAATTCGTGCCAATGCGGATGAGACAGCCCCAGAGAGATGAATTTATCCGATGCAACATGCGAAAGGATCTGAGGGTAAAACACCCCGGGATGAAGTTGCACACATAACTGACTATATGAACACAGCTGTTTCGTCGTTATTTCGGGGGCGTTGTATTGATGAATATGCCGATTTAACCAATACTCAAATCCTTCCAGCTCATTAGGCACTGAGAATGTGAGTGTTCTGTTCCGGTACCATCGCTGTAATAAACCCAGCGTCGGCAGTGCAGGAAAAAAACGCCAATGCGAGTGTAACTCCCCTTGGCGATCAATAAAGTTAGTAGGTGCATTGTTAAGCTCGGTTTCAATCCAGATCTGTTGCTCATCCGAAAATAATCCGGTCCGACTTGCTACCGCTTTCGCAAACAGATGCAGTGTGCGAGCAGTCTGGATCCCTGAATGAAAAATGGCACTGAATAACACATCAGCCAACAACACCTCGGCTGAATAATTAACTCGACCATATCGTTCAATATTTTCTATCCACTGATGATAAAAAACCGTACAAGCC is a window from the Tolumonas auensis DSM 9187 genome containing:
- a CDS encoding tyrosine-type recombinase/integrase, translated to MVNPLSEAKTKIESEQAELKVGRFQVFGADRRAKNRQSQTLAIHSKALKAFEKYLPQMFHEIPSCEKYDENWDRFIEGLRSDCKSEDSYRKALIFVLKCIQKGNESGLWQLDLPTIPLEITRTKLPYDGKWFRKNQACTVFYHQWIENIERYGRVNYSAEVLLADVLFSAIFHSGIQTARTLHLFAKAVASRTGLFSDEQQIWIETELNNAPTNFIDRQGELHSHWRFFPALPTLGLLQRWYRNRTLTFSVPNELEGFEYWLNRHIHQYNAPEITTKQLCSYSQLCVQLHPGVFYPQILSHVASDKFISLGLSHPHWHELHQPCVPQGAQINSITKPAATRTRHKGNARIDRHSLFLSKLRNAIQEKSSATQKNTRQNTLKALTALQAELSLTEVEQILLGWLYHCIAVNKNQPSSLRTYLSRGGMQWLNLCYGENIHSWSSEDFVTKYRALLHEDQSSLCLITHENEDEDPESEPKYSSRADYLAKRIVTLHKYGVRHHGLEPLSEGLIDGIREKPHIRAGYISEPLFRYMLNVVACCATFTTREKRKLECIAIIAFRTGLRLGELIKLRVADVEQSDEMWLYVRTTQLDDTKTDSAHRKIPLAVLLTEEELAIVKRYFRFRSHSQTQSAAALMFPSEAGELIPLSDSDVRSPIQDALNACSNQQWTFHHLRHTAISRLQLLLHRDVLELHSGNRLLGQHLLPWDADRCELIYKAIMSGHPRGDYWAFAQFAGHLSPETTLKSYLHFSDWVSASCIRQAQYEWGFKTRHFFSGVSINQLQSLGWEAGALSYTRCFTEIRTGLQRYIKRINCKPQQLPPVAVPKRPKLDLFAMLEILTALANQDDILPLQTHYQITDDVIKPWGHKIDALKQLKTKRTQHRLFHSSRINDLLPGELRSHAEKEEFSDMVKKARKIYRTNQKELVGWIQYQLMHSNTRNHSLPFRDPEQLKVFIATSLKLVPAGRIRIQIRCSPINEKQWTSGLPAQIDIDKFIDNPNASSALVWIKHPDEAGILQRQVIKNEGIQKFKRYSSPVLFYLAYTIALTLFSVEQLQSWSKNNTLSANV